The Stenotrophomonas maltophilia sequence GAAGACCCCATTCTGGCAATCGACGACGCAGCCGGACAAGGCATTGACAGGGGGCAAGGTTCAGCGGCGAGGCCGGATTGGACGCCGGCATCCTGGCGGAGAGAGGGCTCGGACTGGCCCGGGGCTGGGATGCCGGCGCGGGCGCGCGATGGTGGGCGCGCCCTGCCGCGTGTTGCGAAGGTCAGCGGTAGTGGCGGGCGGCGCGCTGCATGACGATGTCGTCACGCATGCCTTCCAGGGCCATCAGGCGGACCTTGCCGACACCCTGCAGTTCCATGAACCGCTCCGTGTAGAACTCCGGCCCCAGCGCGGTGTCGGCGCGGGATTTGCTGAAGCCGTAGGGCACCACGCCCTTCTCGCCATCCTTGCTACCACCGACATAAAGAACGATTGCCATGTGATGTCTTCCTCCAAATTGCTACTGCGTACTGCACTCGATGAGCGATGCTGCGAGCTCATCGAGGGAGAGCTTACCGCGTCGAACCTGACTGGAACGTCACGAAGGCTAATGACGATCGGTTGCATGCAGATGACTGCGGGATCGCAGCAGAATGCTTACGGATCTTTAACTTTCGCCTAACGAATCCAGGTGTGTTTCCGCCAACGGCGCAGCCCCTCGTGGCTTGGTCGCGAAATGCGCTTCATGTGATTGGGTCGGTCGGGGTGGGTTCGCGGGACACGCCGTAAACCCGTCCATGGGGGCTCGATGGCGCCATCCATGGCGCCAACGGTCCCGCGAACCCACCCCGACCGACCCCCGACAGTTTTCGGGCACGTCCAGCCACGGAAAAGAAAAAGAAGATCAAAGGCAAAAGCGGCCTGGTCGGCTGATTTGTTGCTTCCTGTAGAGCCAAGCCATGCCCCGCTCGCGAGCAAGCGCAGCGCGCGACCCGCTTCTGCTGTTCTTTTTCTTTACCGTGGGTGGTACAGGCCTCAGCCATCTGTCAGAGGGCGGTCGGGTTGGGTTCGCGGGGGTGTCCGCGGCATGGATGCCGCGGCCAAGCCCCCATGGATGGGTTTACGGCGTCCCCCGCGAACCCAACCCGACCGACCAGCGCGAAGGTTTTGCATTTGGCGACCCAGCATCACCGCCCACGAGGGGCTGCGCCGTTGGCTGGAAACTACGGCCACCAACCACGCCCGAACCGGGCGAAATGATCGGCCGCCCGCTCGAACGGATTCCGTGCACTCACTCCACCGCACAGCAGGTACACCGGCAGGTACAGCGGCCCCAGCACCATGTACTGGTACACGTGTGCGCGTTCGTGGTCGTCCAGCCGGATCAGCGGCTCCACGCCCCAGCCCGCCTGATGCGCATAGGTCCGGCAGGAAATGCCCAGGTCATGCCCGGTGTGCAGGATCACATTGCCCAGCGTGATCGCCCCGCCCGGCCCCCACGGCCAGCGGTCGAACACCAGCGCACAGTCCCGCCCGCTCCAGCGCGGCGTCGCGCCGCCGAGCATGCCGGCCAGGCCACCGATCACGCCGAGCAGGGAGTTGGGGGACGTCCAGAGCGCGCCCAGTACCTGCAGCGCGCGCAGCCAGACCGTCCAGGGCTGCTGCGCAGTCTTCAATCGGCCTCGTTCGGCATCAGCAGCCACAGGATCAGGTAGACCAGGATGCCGGGAAAAGCTGCAGAGGCCAGCGACAGCAGCACGTAGATCACCCGCAGCAGCGTGACATTCCAACCGAAGCGATGGGCGATGCCACCCATCACGCCGGCAATCATGCGGTCGTTCAATGAACGCGACAGCGTCTTGGGCGTGGTGTTCATGGCGGTGTCTCCTCAGCTTGCGGGCAGAACCAGTCGAGCATGGGTCGAATCTACACCGCCCCCATGTCTACGGCGTGCGTTGGCGCAGGGCCTGCAGGCGCGCACCGAACCAGGCGGCTGCGGTCTGTTCAGGCTGCCCCGGGCAATGGATGCGGTAGGGCTTGCCGCTCATGCTGCTCTGGCTGGCCGCGCGCTCGATGAACTGCTCGGCACTGTCCACCTGGTTCTTCTTCAGCAGGTAATCGTACTTGCGCTGCAGGTGCGCACGCGCCTCGGCGGCGTCATGCCAGCTGCCATTGCGCTGGAACCGGCACTGCGAGCCATCGAGGCTGGAGATCAGCTGGGCGATCTCGCGCTGTGCCTGCGGGCCGGGGGCGGCGTGGGCCACAGGCGCTGCCAGCAGCGCGGCAAGCAGCATCGAAATCCGTTGCGACATCATCATTCTCCATGCAGTCGAGCATGGCTCGACGCTACAAAACCGAAGCAGGCGTTACGCGTCACGCGCCTTCAGCCAACCATCGATCGTCGCCGGCACTTCGCGCTGCGCGCGGCCGGACACGTAGATACCGATGTGGCCACCACGGAAACTGGATTCAGTGTAGTCGGTGGTGCCCAGTCGCCCACGCATCGCGCGCGAGGCATCCGGCGGCACCAGATGGTCCTGTTCGGCGTAGATGTTCAGCACCGGCAGGGTCACTTTCGCGAGATCCACTGCTTCCTCGCCGATCCGCACCGTGCCCTTCACCAGCCCGTTGCCCTGGTAGAACTGCTTGATGAAATCACGGAACGCTTCACCGGCCAGGTCCGGCGAGTCGAAGATCCACTTCTCCATGCGCAGGAAATCCTCCAGCGCCGCCTTGTCATCAAGGATGTCGAGCAGGCCGACATACTTCTGCACGTTCAGGCGGAATGGCTTGAGCATCAGGTAGCTGGCATTCATCAGGTCGGCCGGAATGTTGCCCAGCGTGTCGACCAGCAGATCCACGTCCACCTGCCGTGCCCAGTGCGAGAGCATGTTGTCGGCGGTCTGGAAATCAACCGGGGTGACCATGGTGATCAGCTTGCCCAGCTTCTGCCGGCGCAGTGCCGCATAGCACAGCGCGAACACGCCACCCTGGCAGATGCCGAGCAGGTCCACCGGGCCACCGCTGCGCGCGCGCAGCGCATCCACCGCGCCATCGATGTAGCGCAGCAGGTAATCCTCCAGGGTCTGGAAGCGCTCGGAGCGGTCCGGGTAGCCCCAGTCCAGCACATAGACGTCCTGGCCCAACGCCAGCAGCTTCTGTACCAGCGAGCGGTCGGCCTGCAGGTCCACCATGTACGGCCGGTTGACCAGCGCATAGACAATCAGCAGTGGCGTGCGGCGGGTGGGTGCCTGCTCGCCTACGAAGCGGTACAGCACCACCTTGCCGTCGCGCCAGACTTCCTCGCGGGCAGTCACGCCATAGTCCACGTCTTCAACCTGCGGCAGCAGCTTCAGCCCTTCCATCAGCTTGCGCTGCATGGCCAGGGTTTCCTGCATCAGGTCATCGGCGTTGAAGCCCAGCGGTCCTTTCATCGGGCACGCGCCCGCGAGGTGGTGCGTGCGGCAGCCTTCTTCGCCGGTGTTTTCTTCGCGGCCGGCTTGTTCGACGGCGCGGCCTTCTTCGCGGCTTTGCGCGCGGCCGGCTTCACCTTAGCCGGCGCCGGCTGCGACACCGGATCCACCGCGGCGGTCCCCGCCAGCACCGCCACCTGTGCCTGCAGGCGGCGAAGGCTGCGCTCCAGCTCGGCAATGCGGCGATGCGCAGCGTCCATCTCGCTGCGGGTCGGCAGACCGATGCGTTCACTCATCTGTTCCACCTCGTGCTGCAGGCCGGCGCGCAGGCGCATCTGCGCGTTGCCCAGCGCGGCATACACCTGCTGGAACGGCTCGGACATCGCAACCTTGGCGTAGGCTTCCTCCGCCACTTCAATCCACAGGTCGAACATCGCGCGGGCGCTGGTCAGCTGGCTGCCCGGTTGTTCGTGCTCCGCCAGGCGCTGCTCGAACAACGCGAAGGCTTCGTCCAGCGCCTGCTTGATCTGATCGACGTAGGCACGCGAGTGCTGCTGGTATTCCTCCTGCGCACGCAGCAGGGCCTGCCAGCGCGCCTGGTGTTCGCGGCCGGGCCCGAACGCCGGGCTCTGCAGCCACGGGCCGGCCTGCAGCTGGAACTGCTGCAGCCACGCGGCGAATTCGGGCACGGCGGCGCCGGCCTGGGTGCTGCCCCGCGCGCCCTGCAGCATCCACTGCAGCATGCCGTCGCCCTGCCCCTGCACTGCCTCGCGCCAGGCGTGGGCCACATCGGCGCTGCTGGCATCGCGTCCAGCGAAGCGTGCCGCCACTTCCTGCATCGTGCCGTACCAACTGCCGGCCTGTTCGCGGAAACGGCGCACGGCATCTTCCGGCGCACCCTGCCCCTGTTCGGGCAACAGCTGGCCCCACCAGTCAAACAGGCGCTGCCAGCTGCCGGGGTCATCGCCGGCCGGTGCACCGGGCGTGGTCGCATGGCGCAGGGCATCCCCCCAGGCACCGAAGTACTGCCGGGCAAGGGTCTCGAAATCGCTGCTGCCGGCGTCGTGGGCCGAGCTGGTCATCGCAGGCCTCCGCAGGGCTGGCTCATGGCTTGGGAATGCGCAGGGTCTTGCTGATCATCAGCGACCCGGAAAGGGCGAACAGCAGCACCATCGGGTGCAGCTGCCAAGGGCCGATCTGCCACTGGCCAAACCAGAGGTCCTGGCCGATGGCATCGGTACCGGCGGCGATCGCCAGCACGATCACCAGCACCAGGCTGGTCGGGATCGGAGTGCCCTCGAAATACTTGACCTTGCCCTCGTCGCCGGCCAGCGCCTCGGCGGTGACGTTGTAGCGCGCCAGGCGGCTGACGCCGCAGCACACGAAGTAGCTCAGCACCAGCCAGTCCCAGCCGCCCTGCATGCCGCACGCATAGGCCAGCGCCGCCGGCGCCACGCCGAAGGAGATCACGTCCGACAGCGAGTCCAGCTCGCGCCCCAGGGTGGAGCTGGATTTGCGCCAGCGCGCGATGCGCCCGTCAAGGGCGTCGAAAATGAAGGCCAGCGGGATCAGCGCCATGCCGAACAGCAGGTAGCCGCGCTCGCCGTCCTGCAGGAAACGCATCGCGGCGAACACCGCACCGGTGCCGCAGAAAGCATTGGCCAGGGTGAACCAGTCGGCCAGCTGGAATTCGCGCAGCATCGAGAAGTGACGTTTCATGGGGTCTCACGGAGCATCAAGGCCCACAGGTTACCGCGAGCACCGCCATGGGTGACAGCGCCCGCCAGGCCGATTCTTCACCATGCCCTCACCTATCCTCACCAGCGGTGAATTTTTCGCCACCCATCTTGACAGCCTAGGGGGGTGGCGCCTGTCGCGGCTTATCCACAAAGTTGCCCACGCGTAATCCACACCCCCTGTGGACAACCAGATCTCACCGACTGCGACGCTGGACATTTCCTCATCACCCTGCAGCGGGGTTTTCCTACTTCCCAAGCCGCAAGGTCAGCGTTATGGTCACCGGCGGACCCGCCGCCGCCACGTCCGAATCTCTTCGATGGACGACGACGATGCTGGATGCTTCCACCCTGGCCGCGCAGCTGCGGCAGCCCCATGGCGACGCCGCGCTGGCGGTGGCCGACTCGATGAACCGCAGCAACGCCACGCTCAACCACGCTGCAATCGGGCTGCTGGCCGTCGGCACCGGCGAACGGGTCCTGGAGATCGGCCCAGGCAATGCGGCCTTCGCGCCATTGATGCTGCAGGCCAGCGGCAGCCACTATCTCGGCATCGAGCTGTCCACGGCCATGGTCGAGGCCGGCAACCAGCGGCTGGCCAGCGCCGGCCTGGGCGACCGGGCGGCAATGCGGCTTGGCGATGCCCATGCGCTGCCGGTGGACGAGGCGTCCATGGATGCCGCACTGGCGGTCAACACCCTGTACTTCTGGCCGAACCTGGCCCCGGTGCTGGACGAGCTGGCGCGCGTACTGCACCGGGGAGGCCGGCTGTGCCTGGCGTTCGGCGATGCCAGCTTCATGCGCGGTCTGCCATTCGCCGCCGACTTCCAGCTGCATGAGCTGGACGCGGTGGAGCTGGCGCTGCGGGTATCGGGCTTCCACGTCTCGGCCTGGCGCAGCCATCGCGAAACCGCCGCCGGCAATGACGGGCAGACGCGGGAGAAGCATTTCCACCTGCTGCTGGCGCATCGGCGCTGAAGTGGTAGAGCCGGCCGCTGGCCGGCTGCCTCGGACATTCCGGATTACCGGCCAGCGGCCGGCACTACCCCGCCCGCATCCGTCGCCAGCGAGCGAAACACAACGCCTGCATCACCAGCGGCCAGGCCCAGCGTAGCCACCGCACCGGATGCGATCCGACCGAGTGGTAGAGCCGGCCGCTGGCCGGCTGCCTCGGACATTCCGGATTGCCGGCCAGCGGCCGGCACTACCCCGCCCGCATCCGTCGCCAACGCGCGAAACACAACACCTGCATCACCAGCATCGCCACCAGTCCCAGCGGCCACGCCCACCACAGCCCGGCCAGACCGTACCGGGACTGCAGCCACATCGCCAGCGGCAGCTCCAGCAGCAATACCGCCACCATGCCCAGCAACGCTGGCAGCCATACCGTGCCGCTACCGCGCATCACCCCGACCAGCACCGCGCTGATACCCATCGCCAACACGCCCCACACCACGGTGCGCAACTGCAACGCGGCCAGTTCGCGCACGTCGGTCGCCGCCAGGATCAGGCCGCTCAGCCAGGGCGCCAGCGCCACAACCAGCATCACCACCCCGCACAGCATCACCAGTCCAAGCATCACGCCGGTGCGGGCAATGGCGGGCAATCGTGCCGCACGCCCTGCCCCCATCGCATGCGCGGCGAGGATGGTGGCGGTGATGCCCAGCGACATGGCCGGCAGCTGCACCCAGCTCATCAACTGGTTGACCGCACCATAGGCTGCCGTGGCGGTATAGCCATAGCGGTTGATCCAGCCGAGCAACACGATCTCGGCAACGGCCAGACTGAGCATCTGCAGCGATGAAGGTACGCCGATGCGCAGCATCGAACGAATGATCGCGCCATCAAAGCGGATGGCTTGCAGCAACTCATGCCCCGGTGCCAACGGGTGACCCATCCGCTGCCACCGCCACATCAGCCAGGCCAGGGCCAGCAGCGAGGCGAGCGCCGCCGAGACTGCCGCACTGGCCGCGCCCAGCTGCGGCAGGCCGGCCCAGCCCAGGATCAGCAGCGGCGTGCACAGCAGGCCGACCACCGTGGCCAGCAGCAGCGCATGCAGCGGCGTTTTGGCATCGCCCACCGCACGGCTCACCGCAGTGGCCAGCCACAGCAGGAAGAACGCCGGTGCAGCCAGCAGCAGAACACGGGCATAGACGATGGATTCGCCGAGGATCGGCGCTGGCGTGCCCAGTGCTGCCAGCAGCTGTGGCGCGAAACCGCCGCCCACCGCCATCACCAGCACTGACAACAGCAGGACAAGTGCCACCGCACTGCCGGCCACCGCGCGAGCCTGTTGCGGCCGGCCCGCGCCCCAGGCCTGGCCGATCAGCACCATCGCACCGGTCGCCAGACCCATTACCAGGGCCAACAGCAGGAAGAAGACAGGGAAGAACGCTGCGGCGGCGGCCACCGCCTGCGTACCCAGCAGATGGCCGAGGTAGATGTTGTCCAGCGTGCCTGCGGCCAGCTGCAATGCGTTGGTCAGCAGCATCGGCAGCAGCAGGGTCAGATAGGTGCGCCAGAGGGGCGGCGCGACCGGAGGGATGGGATGTGCGGGGGTGTCCATGGGGTTCTCTGGGCAAGGCGCTGCCCTGCCCGGCGTTTCCGCCAGCAAAGCAAGCACAGGGAAAGCAGGCCGTGGCCCGCGGTCAGGTGGCGCCGCCGCTCAGCAACGGCGCGGTGGCTCAGTCGTCTGCGTGGTCCGAAGAATCATCGAAGGCCAGGCGCAGGGCGTGATTGCGCACATCCCCGGGCCAGCTGCGCAACGCCATTTCCAGGCCCGCCCGGTCGTGCGCGAACAGGACACGGATCGCTTCCTCGAAACCTGGCAGGTCTCCGGCGATGGTCTGCAGGAAGTGATAGGCACGCTCGCTGTGGCGGCGCTGCCGGTCCTTGTCCGCACCAGCACGGCTGGCCGCCTCCACCAGCCTGCGCAGCACTACCGAGGCCCCGCCGGGCTGCTCGGCCAGCCACGCCCAGTGGCGCGGCAGCAGGGTCACTTCGCGGGCGACCACGCCCAGCTTGGGGCGGCCACGGCCACGCGGCGTTGCCGGCACATCTTCGGCAGTGACGTCGGCATCCGCCTCGACGGCGGCGGGAAACGCTTCGATGACCCGCGCCAGCAGTTCTGCGTCGCTACCGCGCGTATCGAAATCACGGGTGCGGCCGGTAGCGTTGTCGAACACGAGCAGCGGACCGGCAGCGTTGCCGGCGCGCAGCTGTTTCAGCGCAAGCGCAGCCACTTCCGGTGTACCGGAAGCGACCAGGCGGTGGCCGTCGAAGCAACTGAAGGGAGGGAGTCGGGACGCAGGCATGGCAATGACATCAGAGGCGATGCCCGAATATTGCCCGGGTAATTTGTATTCGTCAATATTGCCCGGGTATTAATAAGCCAGAAGAGCGTGCCAACCAAGGTTGGCACCCACCGGAAAGGTTGATCCCCACCCGAAAGGTTGATCCCCACCCGAAAGATCGCCCCCCCACCCGATTCGCCGGGTTACAGCCGGCTGTAGGACCAGCTGACCATGCGGCCGTCCTTGTACGGCATCACGCCGTGGAACGGGCGTGGGTCGGCGTCGAACACCAGTGGCAGGAAGTTGCGGTCGCCCTCCCACATCGGCAGCGTGTCCAGCTTGTCCAGGTCCACCCACTCCAGCGTGCCTTCGTGGTTGCCACCGTGCGGGGTGCCCTCGAATCCATCGATGACGAACACGAAGCCCAGCCAGTCCTCGCCGTGCTTGCCGAAACCCGGCCAGCTGATGGTGCCGCGCAGGCGCATGCCGGTGCAGTGGATGCCGGCTTCCTCCGCGATCTCGCGGCGCATGCCAGCCGCGACGTCTTCGGTCGGTTCGATCTTGCCGCCCAGCCCGTTGTACTTGCCCAGGTGGTGGTCACCGGGGCGGGTATTGCGATGGATCATCAGCACCTGGCGACGATCAGGCGACAGCACGTAGCCCAGGGTGGCGACGATCGGGGTATACGGCATGGGGCATGCATCCAGCAGCAGGTCAGCCGTGGATTATGGCCGATCAGCGCACCAGCGACAGGCGGCGTTCGGCGGGCGCGCCTGCGCCCTCGGGATCACGGCGCAGGGTGGCCACGCCGTGGCCGCGCTCGGCCAGGTATTCCAACCACTTGCCGAGGAAGGTGTTCATCCGCATGCGGTGGCTGATCAGCTCCGCCGGCGGCGGGTACAGGCCCATGGTGTCCTGCCAGCGGCGACCGACGTAGCAATGGGTGGTCTCGGCCTGGCGGGCGTCACGGTACAGGCGCACATAGGCCGACGGATCGGGCTCGCCGGTGACCGGATCGGCCAGGTCGTAGGTCAGACGCAGCTCCACCGTGTAGCGGTGGCACTCGATCACGTCCAGGCGGACATCCAGGCCGTCGCCGATCGAGGAAATGTAGCTGCCCGCCGCCAGTCCGGCCGGTTCGAACAGGCGCACCAGATGGCGGTAGTTTTCCGCGTACAGGCCCATGAGCCAGCTCAACCGGCTCAGGCGGGGAATGCGTTCGGTACGGGGCAAGGCTCGGGCCATGGGTCGATCCTACACGTTGGTGCTTCAACGTGGGGGCGGTTCGAGCCACAGCCAAGCCACCGACTGTGATCCCCCTGTAGAGCCGAGCCCATGCTCGGCTGGGCCACCGGGTTCTGGCCGAAGAGCAGCCGAGCGTGGGCTCGGCTCTACAGCGCGCAGCATCCACTGGTAGCGCCGGGCCATGCCCGGCGAACGTGGCGCGCGCCTCAATACAGCTCGCGCTGCAGCCCCAGCGTGGCCAGCACCTTGCTGGAGATCTCCTCGATCGAGGTATGGGTGGTGCTCAGGGTCGGGATCCGCTCCATCTGGAACATCACCTCGGCCGCAGCCACCTCACGCTTGCAGGTGTCCAGGTTGGCGTAGCGCGAGTTCGGGCGGCGCTCCTGGCGGATCTGCTGCAGGCGGTCCGGGTCGATGGTCAGGCCGAACAGCTTGCGCCGGTAGTTGCGCAGGCGCGGCGGCAGGCGGTCGCTTTCCAGGTCTTCGTCGGTCAGCGGGTAATTGGCCGCGCGCACCCCGTAATGCAGGGCCAGGTAGATGCAGGTGGGCGTCTTGCCGGCGCGCGACACCGCCACCAGGATCACGTCGGCATCGTCGTAGTTCACCGCGATCCCATCGTCATGGGTCAGGGCGAAGTTCATCGCGTTGATGCGGCGGTGGTAGGTGTCGAAATCGACCATGCCGTGGGCCTGGCCGACCCGGGCCAGGCGCGGGCTGGCCAGTTCACGCTCCAGCGGCTCGATGAACGGTGCGAACACATCCAGCATCAGCGCACCGCTGTCGGCCAGGATCAGGCTCAGGCTCTGGTCCACGCAGGAGTTCACCACGATCGGCCGGACCTGGTACCGCTCCCCCGCCGCCTGGATCCGGGCGCAGGCTTCACGCGCTTTTTCGGGGTCGTCGACAAACGACATGCGGTCGGTAATGAAGCTGAACCCGGAGAACTGGGTGAGCAGGCTATGCCCAATGGTTTCAGCGGTGATACCGGTTCCATCGGAAACGTAGAACACCGGACGGATGGTCGACATGCGCGCTTTTACCCCCTACGAAGCCTAAAAGGGCCGCCAACACAAGCTTGTGCCGACAGCGGTCTGCCCGGCATCATATCGGCTTCTTCCTACGGACGCGGCCACTCAGCCCGCCTCGGGCGATGGCCAAACGGAGCATCGCGCTTGAACGAGAACATCCTGTGGTTGCACGAACTGCGTCTGGCCGACCTGGCCCGCGTAGGCGGCAAGAATTCGTCGCTGGGCGAGATGATCGGCAACCTGGCCGGTCTGGGCGTCTCCGTTCCCGGAGGTTATGCGACCACGTCTGAAGCCTTCAAGGACTTCATCGCGCACAACGACCTGTCCAAGCGCATCTTCGACAAGCTGGCCAAGCTGGACGTCGAGAACGTCAACGCGCTGACCGCCGCGGGCAAGGAAATCCGCTCTTGGGTGATCGACGCTCCGCTGCAGCCGCAGCTGGACCAGGACATCCGCACCGCATACGCCAAGCTGAGCGCCGACAACGGCGGCGGCGACGTGGCCGTAGCCGTGCGTTCCTCGGCCACCGCCGAGGATCTGCCGGATGCCTCCTTCGCCGGCCAACAGGAAACCTTCCTCAACGTCACCGGTGCCGACGATGTCGTGCACAAGGTCAAGGAAGTGTTCGCCTCGCTGTACAACGACCGTGCCATCGCCTACCGCGTGCACCACGGCTTCAAGCATGAGGACGTGTTCCTGTCCGCCGGCGTGCAGCTGATGGTGCGTTCCGGCGTCGGTTCTTCCGGCGTGCTGTTCACCCTGGACACCGAGTCCGGCTTCCGCGACGTGGTGTTCGTCACCTCTTCGTTCGGCCTGGGCGAAATGGTCGTGCAGGGCGCGGTCAACCCGGACGAGTACTACGTCTACAAGCCCACCCTGCAGGCCGGCAAGCCGGCGATCCTGCGCCGCTCGCTCGGCAGCAAGGCGATCCGCATGGTGTACTCGGATGTTCCGGGTGAGCGCGTCAGGATCGAAGATACCCCGGCCGAACTGCGCACCACCTTCTCGATCAGCGACGAGGACGTGCAGGAACTGTCCAAGCAGGCCCTGGTCATCGAAAAGCACTACGGCCGCCCGATGGACATCGAGTGGGCCAAGGACGGTGTCAGCGGCAAGCTGTTCATCGTGCAGGCGCGCCCGGAAACGGTGAAGTCGCGCAGCCACGCCACCCAGATCGAGCGCTTCGCGCTGACCGAAAAGGGCGGCAACGTGCTGGCCGAAGGCCGCGCCGTCGGTGCCAAGATCGGTTCGGGCGTGGCCCGCGTGGTCAAGACGCTGGACGACATGAACCGCGTGCAGCCGGGCGACGTGCTGATCGCCGACATGACCGATCCCGATTGGGAGCCGGTGATGAAGCGCGCTTCTGCCATCGTCACCAACCGTGGCGGCCGTACCTGCCACGCCGCGATCATCGCGCGCGAGCTGGGCGTGCCGGCCGTGGTCGGTTCGGGCAACGCCACCAAGGTGATCGAAGATGGCCAGCTGGTCACCGTCAGCTGCGCTGAAGGCGATACCGGCTTCATCTACGAAGGCAAGCTCGGCTTCGAGCGCACCACCACCGATCTGGGCAACATGCCGCCGGCACCGCTGAAGATCATGATGAACGTGGCCAACCCGGAACGTGCCTTCGACTTCGGCCAGCTGCCGAACGCCGGCATCGGCCTGGCCCGCCTGGAAATGATCATCGCCAGCCACATCGGCATCCACCCGAACGCGCTACTGGAATACGACCGTCAGGATGCGGCGACCAAGAAGAAGATCGACGAGAAGATCGCCGGTTATTCCGATCCGGTCGGCTTCTATGTGGACCGCCTGGCTGAAGGCATCGCCACCCTCACCGCCTCGGTTGCACCGAACGCCGTGATCGTGCGCCTGTCGGACTTCAAGTCCAACGAATACGCCAACCTGATCGGCGGCAGCAACTACGAGCCGCACGAAGAGAACCCGATGATCGGCTTCCGCGGCGCCAGCCGTTACGTCGACCCGAGCTTCTCGGCCGCCTTCGCGCTGGAATGCAAGGCCGTGCTGCGCGTGCGCAACGAAATGGGCCTGGACAACCTGTGGGTCATGATTCCGTTCGTGCGCACCCTGGAAGAAGGCCGCAAGGTCATCGAGGTGCTGGAACAGAACGGCCTGAAGCAGGGCGAGAACGGCCTGAAGATCATCATGATGTGCGAAGTGCCGTCCAACGCACTGCTGGCTGATGAGTTCCTGGAAATCTTCGACGGCTTCTCGATCGGCTCCAACGACCTGACCCAGCTGAGCCTGGGCCTGGACCGCGACTCGTCGATCGTCGCGCACCTGTTCGACGAACGTAACCCGGCGGTGAAGAAGCTGCTGTCGATGGCCATCAAGGCAGCACGTGCCAAGGGCAAGTACGTCGGCATCTGCGGCCAGGGGCCGTCCGATCATCCGGATCTGGCCGAATGGCTGATGCAGGAAGGCATCGAGTCGGTGTCGCTGAACCCGGATACCGTGGTCGATACCTGGCTGCGCCTGGCCAAGCTGAAGGCCAACGGTTGATACAGCTGCAAGCTGAATAAAGAAACCCCGCCTCGGCGGGGTTTCTGTTTTGGGGAGGATCAATCGGGGCCGATGCGCCATTTGCAACTATTCCAGTAGGCGCCCTGAAATGGCCAACGCACACTGGGAGGACCAAAATCACTTGCCGGCAAGGTTCGCCCCATGACGATCCCGTTCGCACTTGGACTGTCCAACTACTCCGGCCCACTGGCAGGAGCGTGGGATTTCCAGAAGTTTCACGAGTTGGCTATATCCATGCTCGAAAAGCGTGGAGTAGAGGCCACCCACTTTGCGTGTGACGGAAAGGGCCAGAGCGGCAAGTTGACGAGGCTGGGCAATGCAGCGCATCGAAGGCTTCTGGCCAGTGGCTTCAACGAGCTGACTATCCTCGGTGTTGACGCTGTACCCAAAGGAAGTGACGCGCCCGCCTACGATCTGACGGCATCCGTCGATTTCCTCTCCAGTCGTGAGCTTGGAACGGAATTCGTTCTGTTCTCCAAGGACGCTCGCTTTCCTCTGGAACCGCAGTCCTTCCGGGAGCTCCTGGTGGGGCTGATCGCCCTGTACGACTGGGACTTCGGCTACGTCACTCACCCACCCTTCGAGCGCAGCCCGCAGGCCTACATCAGTGGCTACTGCGATGGAACCCAATC is a genomic window containing:
- a CDS encoding PspC domain-containing protein; the encoded protein is MNTTPKTLSRSLNDRMIAGVMGGIAHRFGWNVTLLRVIYVLLSLASAAFPGILVYLILWLLMPNEAD
- a CDS encoding class I SAM-dependent methyltransferase; translated protein: MVTGGPAAATSESLRWTTTMLDASTLAAQLRQPHGDAALAVADSMNRSNATLNHAAIGLLAVGTGERVLEIGPGNAAFAPLMLQASGSHYLGIELSTAMVEAGNQRLASAGLGDRAAMRLGDAHALPVDEASMDAALAVNTLYFWPNLAPVLDELARVLHRGGRLCLAFGDASFMRGLPFAADFQLHELDAVELALRVSGFHVSAWRSHRETAAGNDGQTREKHFHLLLAHRR
- a CDS encoding YfeK family protein; translated protein: MMSQRISMLLAALLAAPVAHAAPGPQAQREIAQLISSLDGSQCRFQRNGSWHDAAEARAHLQRKYDYLLKKNQVDSAEQFIERAASQSSMSGKPYRIHCPGQPEQTAAAWFGARLQALRQRTP
- the phaC gene encoding class III poly(R)-hydroxyalkanoic acid synthase subunit PhaC: MKGPLGFNADDLMQETLAMQRKLMEGLKLLPQVEDVDYGVTAREEVWRDGKVVLYRFVGEQAPTRRTPLLIVYALVNRPYMVDLQADRSLVQKLLALGQDVYVLDWGYPDRSERFQTLEDYLLRYIDGAVDALRARSGGPVDLLGICQGGVFALCYAALRRQKLGKLITMVTPVDFQTADNMLSHWARQVDVDLLVDTLGNIPADLMNASYLMLKPFRLNVQKYVGLLDILDDKAALEDFLRMEKWIFDSPDLAGEAFRDFIKQFYQGNGLVKGTVRIGEEAVDLAKVTLPVLNIYAEQDHLVPPDASRAMRGRLGTTDYTESSFRGGHIGIYVSGRAQREVPATIDGWLKARDA
- a CDS encoding CDP-alcohol phosphatidyltransferase family protein, translated to MKRHFSMLREFQLADWFTLANAFCGTGAVFAAMRFLQDGERGYLLFGMALIPLAFIFDALDGRIARWRKSSSTLGRELDSLSDVISFGVAPAALAYACGMQGGWDWLVLSYFVCCGVSRLARYNVTAEALAGDEGKVKYFEGTPIPTSLVLVIVLAIAAGTDAIGQDLWFGQWQIGPWQLHPMVLLFALSGSLMISKTLRIPKP
- the phaE gene encoding class III poly(R)-hydroxyalkanoic acid synthase subunit PhaE; this translates as MTSSAHDAGSSDFETLARQYFGAWGDALRHATTPGAPAGDDPGSWQRLFDWWGQLLPEQGQGAPEDAVRRFREQAGSWYGTMQEVAARFAGRDASSADVAHAWREAVQGQGDGMLQWMLQGARGSTQAGAAVPEFAAWLQQFQLQAGPWLQSPAFGPGREHQARWQALLRAQEEYQQHSRAYVDQIKQALDEAFALFEQRLAEHEQPGSQLTSARAMFDLWIEVAEEAYAKVAMSEPFQQVYAALGNAQMRLRAGLQHEVEQMSERIGLPTRSEMDAAHRRIAELERSLRRLQAQVAVLAGTAAVDPVSQPAPAKVKPAARKAAKKAAPSNKPAAKKTPAKKAAARTTSRARAR
- a CDS encoding MATE family efflux transporter; this translates as MDTPAHPIPPVAPPLWRTYLTLLLPMLLTNALQLAAGTLDNIYLGHLLGTQAVAAAAAFFPVFFLLLALVMGLATGAMVLIGQAWGAGRPQQARAVAGSAVALVLLLSVLVMAVGGGFAPQLLAALGTPAPILGESIVYARVLLLAAPAFFLLWLATAVSRAVGDAKTPLHALLLATVVGLLCTPLLILGWAGLPQLGAASAAVSAALASLLALAWLMWRWQRMGHPLAPGHELLQAIRFDGAIIRSMLRIGVPSSLQMLSLAVAEIVLLGWINRYGYTATAAYGAVNQLMSWVQLPAMSLGITATILAAHAMGAGRAARLPAIARTGVMLGLVMLCGVVMLVVALAPWLSGLILAATDVRELAALQLRTVVWGVLAMGISAVLVGVMRGSGTVWLPALLGMVAVLLLELPLAMWLQSRYGLAGLWWAWPLGLVAMLVMQVLCFARWRRMRAG